Genomic DNA from Pseudomonas fitomaticsae:
CGGCGCATCGACAATATCAACATCCTGTCGGGCGACTTGCAGCTGGTCGCGCTGACCAACGAGGTCACAGACCGACCAGCCGAGGGTCACACGGTCACGGTAACCGACTTGGCCGACCGAACGAAGAGCGTCAGCTACTTGGTCAAGGGCGTGCAAGTAGATCCCGCATCCGCCACCTACCAGATACAGCTGAGGAGGTGACCTATGGCCCGAGGCAGAGGATGGAGCATTCCCCCGAGTCTTTTTATGGGGGCGGTAGAGCAGGACCTTTCGAAGAAGATCAGGACGATCGCGATTCAGTTGCTCAACGAGGTGACCATGCGGATGCCGGTTGATACCGGGCGCGCAAGGGCAAATACCATCGTGAGCATCGGCTCACCGGTTTATCAGGTGCTGGATAGCTACGACAAGGCGGGCGGGGCCACAATCATGGAGGGAGTCTCGCGTCTGAGCGGGCTTGAGCCGTACACGGTTGTTTATCTGCAAAACAACTTGCCCTACATCGAGCGCCTTGAAGATGGCTACTCGAAACAGGCACCGGTCGGCATGTTCGGCGCAGCATTCAATAGCGTGTCGAGGGCCAGCCAATGACCTTCGAGCAGATCCGCAGCATCGTCACCACGCGCATGACGCAATGGACCGGTATCCCGGCGGCTAGCGTTGATTATCCAAACCCGCCAAAGCCGTTCGATCCTGCCGGCAAGGAGATATGGGCCAGGCTGGCGGACGTGCCGGGCCTGTCCAGCGCGCCCGAGATCGGCCTGACGCCATGCGTTCGCAGAACTGGCGTCATCATCATTCAGTTGTTCGTCAAGACCTACACCGGCACGCTCGCCATCACCAAGGCGGCCGACACTCTCGTCCAACACTTCCAGTTCTTCAGCCAAGACGGTTTCGACTGTTTTGCTGTGTCGACCAATACCGTGGGCGTTGATGGTCTTGGCTGGTATCAGGTAAATATCCAGATTCCCTATCGAGCGATCTGATCGCTAGCGATTGGGTTCCAGCACTCAAAAACCAGCAAGCCAATCTATCCAGCCAACCCCGCCATGAGCGGGTTTTTTTATGCCCGCAGAAAGGAGACATACCCATGTCGTCAGGAGCAAAGGTCGCCACGGCCTATGTTGAAGAAGTAACCCAGGGCGTCACGCCCGCGACTGGCTGGAAAGAGCTGATCCGTACCTCGTTCGGTATCGGCCCAACCCAGAACACCGCAGAAAACAATGAAATTGGCTCGACTCGAATGAGTCAGGGCACCACCCCGACCACGGTTGATGTCGCCGGCGCGGTCGGCATGAAGTGGCGCTACGGCGGCGCGGTAGATGACTTCCTGGAGTCGTGCTTCGGCTCTCGTTGGACGGCTGACTCCCTGACCATGGGCAATCAGCGCATCAGCTACTCGATCGCCTCCTACGCGAGCGATGTGACGATTGCCTCGGTAGCTCGCGGCGCGCAAGTCGCTTCGATGGCCTTCACGTTCGGCACCGACAACGATGTCACCATTGACACCACGTTCTCGGCGATCGACTGGGCAGACAAGGCCGATGGCACGAACTTCTTCGCCACCCCAACCCCTGAGCCAGGCGGCCCGCGGTTCAACTTCAAAAACTTCACCGCACTGACCCTGGACGGCGTGGCCGCATCGGCCGCAAACGGCACTTGCATCAGCGCGATGTCGCTGACCTTCGACAACGCAGTCCAGACCCAGCGCTGCCTGGGGTCGGGTGATGCCTTCGCCGGCAACATCATCCCTACGACCTTTAGCGCGTCTGGTAGCGTCACTGTGGCCTGGTCTGCCGCGTCATACGCCCTGTACCGCAAGCAGCGTACCGGCGAATCGGTAGCCATGAGTTTCACGCTGGAAAACGCAGATGGCGCCTATACGGTGACGCTGCCCGAAATGGAAGCGGTAGGCAGTTGGCCGGACGGTGGCGCGACCGACATCATTGAAGTCGAGCTGGCTGTTTCAGCCCGTCGCATCCCGCCGACGATCACTCGCGTACCGGCTGTTACGCCTTAACCATTTATCGTTCCGGGACCTGCAAAGGTCTCGGCGCGGGGGCACAGAATGACCTTTATTTTGAAGAAAAAAGACCCGCTTGATGTGGTGTCAACTCGCTGGATTGAGCCAGCTCCAGGCCTTCGCCTGCAGATCGGATCGTCAGCTCGCCCGGGTTACACCAGCGACTTCCGCCAAATTCAGCGTCACCTTGAGTTCGCTTCGCGCCAGATGGGCGTTGGCACTGAAGAGTTCGACATCCTCAAGAAGTCCTCGGTCGAAATTCCAGACCCAGACATTCTTTTCGTTGAGCTGGCATGCAAACACCTGATCCTCGATTGGGAGGGCGTTGCAGAGGCAGAAGATCCAGACGCACCTGCGCCGTATACCCCGGAGCGCGGCGTTGTTTTGATCGAGCAGATGCCAGAGGTTTACTTCCTCGCGCTGAATGCTGCCAACGACATCGCCCTACGTCACAAGGAGCAGGTCGCCGAAACAGTGGAAAAGCCCTTGCCGCCTACCGCTGGGCAGCCGAGTGGGCGGGCCCGGAAAACGAGCGCAAAAGAGAAGTCCACGAAAAACTGAGGGTTTACATCCCTGAGCCGCCAGAGCTGGACGGTCCAACCACCGATATGCTGGAAGCCTATTACGTGATCAGTCGGGGCCGGCAGTATGTCGGCATGAACGGTGTTCCAGCACCTCTCTCTGTTCGGGATCTGAGTGATTACCTGGCAGCCTACGGTGAGCGATATTCCCGTGAAGAGTTTGACGCAGTGATATTCGCCCTTGATGACGATTTCCGCAAAAGATGGGCAGAGCAACAGGAAAGCTCAATGACCAAGTGATCTCGGGTGCTCGGCTTGTGATGAATATTAACCACAGCGCGGGACATCCCGCAGGAGCAAAAATGAACACATTCACGCCTGCGGGAGCCGAGTCCGAAATGGTCTCAGTTACGTGTGGTATTTGCGCCACGGAATCTGCGAAGGGTGAAGTCCTGCAAGGAGTTTGGCCAGATCTTGCCGACCGTGATACCGGAAGGTTCCCCGCGAATCTTGTGACGCCAGAACAACGGGCACTCCTGGAAAGTACGGCTGGAACGATTCGCGGATCGGCTGCGCTGCGCTAGATGAAGACGTGTAGTGGTGCTTTACGATAACGACGGCAAACGTGACGCCCCTATGAGTAATTAGGGCTCCCTCAAAGCTGCTCATTCTGACCTCCGGGTCATAAGCGCGCCGAAATTGGCACTGTCCCAGTCCTTGGGTTTGCAGGCAAAGAACTGGGGTTATCCGTTGCATGAGGGCAAGAGGCTACTATCGGAGGTAGGCGGGGCGTTACTGGGGATTCGTACAGCGGAATTGCGGTAGCTGCCGTACAATGACAAAACTTATATTAAGGACGATCCACGTGACCTACATCGCGACACTTATCCCTATTTTGATTCTCGCATTGTCGATTGGCCTGGGATTCTCCAAAGAAAACTGGTTCATTGAGTTCGGCTTGGCAATTGTTGTGATCTCGGCCACAACTTCAATGATTTTGGCCTTTCTGGGTGGCCGAAAGGCATCCCAAGCCGAGAAGGTCTCCTACGAGTCTTACGCCCCAGTAATCGATGAAAAAGTCTCACACTCTTTCAAATTTGTAGCAGGTATGTACGGGGTGGACCCGCGGAACCCTCTCAAGAATATTGAAGATAAAGTTGATGAGCTCAGGAAGGTAGCCGCTGCAGACGAGAAGAACTTTCGTGACCAAATGATGCTCGCCAACTACCGCATCGATATTTGCTTGGCACAGATGCGCTATCACGAAGACGTGACACTTCCGAAAATCCTTGGGCAGGGGGCTGGGGCAATCATCATTGCCGGAGTGCTCACTATCATCGGATCTGTTTATCTTGCCGTGCCTGCCGGCGCATATCAGGTTTTCGCTGGGGTGGCTGGCACTATACGGGCATGGCTGCCGGCGCTGTAGGTCGTGAGCTTGGTTGGCGACGAATAGCGATTTTGTCGAGAGCCTCGACTTGGTGCTAGATTCCTCTTTCAAACAGGGAGGGGTGTCTTTGAAAAGACAAATAGCATTTGGGTTGGTGTTCTTGCTGCTAGCAGGCTGTGAAACCACTCGCGTTTCGCCTGAGAAGGCTGTGCAGGTTCCAGCAGACGATGTTTTCGCCTTTGGGAAGCCAAACTCAGCCAGTGATGCGCGTATCGTCTTCACTCAAGATGCAGGCGCTATGAGCTGCTTCGGTGCTGGTATGCAGGTTTTTCTTAACGAAAGGCTGGCAGCTGAAACGAGCAGTGGGAAATCAGTGTGGCTGTACCATAAGCCCGGTCCGGTTCAACTGAGCATCAAAAACAATGCTGCATGCGCTGGCGGAGATCTGCGAGGAATGTTGCTCGATCTGAAGCCTGGTTACTCTTATTCAGTTCGCGGATATCGCGGAATGTGGGATAAGGCTGAGCCATTACTAACATCACCAGAGCCCTACAAATACAAGTAGAGAGGCATGAAACGATTACTCGGGGCATCGCTAGCATTAATGTGCATTGCTTTATCAACCCATGCGGACGACAGTTCGTGCTAGCGAGTGTCGGCGCTCGCCCGGAAAGGCTATGACGGCGCGCCAGAGCGGTCAGTTGCTTGAGGATCAGCTCGAAAAGATCGGCGATGGCAGCAAATTTGCGCGATCTATGATCCTCAAAGCCTACGAGCGACCGGTAGCAATAGTCGACAGCATCAAGACTGAAGCGGTCAATGAATTCAGAAACGATGCGTTTCGTCAGTGCCTAGATGCCAACGGATAGATAAACCGATCACAAGCCCCGTTACGACGGCGCTTTGGCGCTTCCTGCGGATGGTGGTAGATTGATGCCATCAAACAGGGAGGGGTTATGCAGGTACTCATCGTTATTCTTCTCGCCATTATCGCTATAGCTGTGGCCCCGTGGGTCATCGGCGTTTTTGCTCTAGCGGCCGGCACTTATGTGGTAGCGCTGGCAATTGCGGCGGCTCTCGCTATTACCCTGCTTTTATCGGTTTTTATATGGAGCTGGGCTTCAAAACTTCGCTCTAAGGCCAAGGAAAAGCAGCTCATCGAGAAGTATCGGGTTGATCTTGAACGTACAGCGGCCGAGCTTGCAATCAGTTCTCAGCATGCGAGACAAAGGGCTGAGGTCAGGGCAAAAGAAGCCGCTCTTGAGGCTGAGAGAAAGGAGCAGGAAAGAGTTAGACGACTAGTTTTGTGTCCGCACTGCTCAAGCAAAATAGCGAAAGGGAGCATGTTTTGCCCTGTGTGCGGCAAGCAACCGCTTAGCGCGAGTCCTGTTAGATCTGTGCAACGCAAAGAATAGAGACGCCCGCACTACGTATCGACTCATTTAAGCCCGCCATGAGCGGGTTTTTTTATGCCCGGAGAAAGGCCATGACCCAGCAATCCAGCCGCCTGGATATCATCATAGATTCGCGGCAGGCACAGCGTAATGGTGAGCAGCTTCGTATTACCCTGAACAACCTTGTTGTGGTTGGTGATCAGGCTGCCAACTCCATGTCTGGAGCTGGCTCGGCGGCTCGCGCTGCCGGTACTGCCTTTGCTGCTCTTGGGGCTGGGCGGGTTGTGAGCGAAATCATCCGCTTGACCGATGCTTTCAAGTCC
This window encodes:
- a CDS encoding phage tail terminator-like protein; the encoded protein is MTFEQIRSIVTTRMTQWTGIPAASVDYPNPPKPFDPAGKEIWARLADVPGLSSAPEIGLTPCVRRTGVIIIQLFVKTYTGTLAITKAADTLVQHFQFFSQDGFDCFAVSTNTVGVDGLGWYQVNIQIPYRAI
- a CDS encoding glutamate 5-kinase, with protein sequence MGLQEKLQTKLAKAFDGKLADAVSAFAGTYQGAGVYDPVTEETTAVTVTYTGRGVLAKYETRRIDNINILSGDLQLVALTNEVTDRPAEGHTVTVTDLADRTKSVSYLVKGVQVDPASATYQIQLRR
- a CDS encoding phage tail tube protein, with amino-acid sequence MSSGAKVATAYVEEVTQGVTPATGWKELIRTSFGIGPTQNTAENNEIGSTRMSQGTTPTTVDVAGAVGMKWRYGGAVDDFLESCFGSRWTADSLTMGNQRISYSIASYASDVTIASVARGAQVASMAFTFGTDNDVTIDTTFSAIDWADKADGTNFFATPTPEPGGPRFNFKNFTALTLDGVAASAANGTCISAMSLTFDNAVQTQRCLGSGDAFAGNIIPTTFSASGSVTVAWSAASYALYRKQRTGESVAMSFTLENADGAYTVTLPEMEAVGSWPDGGATDIIEVELAVSARRIPPTITRVPAVTP
- a CDS encoding zinc ribbon domain-containing protein, translated to MQVLIVILLAIIAIAVAPWVIGVFALAAGTYVVALAIAAALAITLLLSVFIWSWASKLRSKAKEKQLIEKYRVDLERTAAELAISSQHARQRAEVRAKEAALEAERKEQERVRRLVLCPHCSSKIAKGSMFCPVCGKQPLSASPVRSVQRKE
- a CDS encoding HK97 gp10 family phage protein, whose amino-acid sequence is MARGRGWSIPPSLFMGAVEQDLSKKIRTIAIQLLNEVTMRMPVDTGRARANTIVSIGSPVYQVLDSYDKAGGATIMEGVSRLSGLEPYTVVYLQNNLPYIERLEDGYSKQAPVGMFGAAFNSVSRASQ